In the genome of Raphanus sativus cultivar WK10039 chromosome 4, ASM80110v3, whole genome shotgun sequence, one region contains:
- the LOC108849911 gene encoding HVA22-like protein k, producing the protein MALIGSGLASEVGLRVLLSPLGSNIVLRTACCSVGIGLPVYSTFKAIENRDQNEQHKWLVYWAAYGSFSLVEVFTDKLISWFPLYYHVKFAFLVWLQLPTVDGAKQIYNNHLRPFLTRHQARLDGLVNGVYDQMGKVISSHQGEIRFVRSMIVKLLGSVNEVASPSQRQGEIPNRSTEPESESDHED; encoded by the exons ATGGCGCTTATCGGATCCGGCTTAGCTAGCGAg GTTGGGTTACGTGTATTGCTTTCTCCACTTGGTTCCAACATCGTACTTCGTACAGCATG CTGTTCTGTTGGCATCGGGTTGCCTGTATACTCCACTTTCAAGGCCATTGAAAATAGAGATCAAAACGAACAACATAAATGGCTTGTTTACTGGGCAGCTTATGGTTCTTTCAGCCTTGTTGAAGTGTTCACGGACAAACTCATCTCTTG GTTTCCGCTTTACTATCATGTGAAGTTTGCGTTCCTCGTCTGGCTTCAACTTCCCACCGTAGAT GGAGCGAAACAAATATATAACAACCACCTTCGCCCTTTCCTAACACGACACCAAGCTAGATTGGATGGACTCGTGAATGGAGTGTATGATCAAATG GGCAAGGTCATTAGTTCACACCAAGGAGAGATACGTTTTGTGCGATCAATGATTGTCAAACTCTTGGGATCAG TCAATGAAGTTGCATCACCGAGCCAACGACAAGGAGAAATCCCAAACCGTAGCACTGAACCGGAATCTGAATCCGATCATGAAGActaa